Below is a window of Rhodopseudomonas sp. P2A-2r DNA.
CGGCGGGCACCTTCTTCACCTTGACGGCCAGGCAGAGGATCGCGGCGATGATCGGGCCCGCGGCCAGGGTCAGCAGCGCCGGCGTGAAGCTCTGGGTGGTGTCCTTGATCCAGCCGACCAGATAGGGCCCGGCGAAGCCGCCGATCTGCGCGAAGCCGTTGATCGCCGCGAGACCGCCGGCGGCGGCGGGTCCCGTCAGGAACAGCGTCGGCAGGCTCCAGAACACGCCGAGCACCGCCCACACGCCGGCTGCGGCGGCGCATAGCAGCAGCAGACCGACCAGCGGGCTCGGCGCAAAGGCGCTGGCAGCGAGGAACACGCCGCCGAGCAACGCCGACAGCGCGGTGTGCCATTTGCGTTCGCCGGTGGCGTCGGAATTGCGGGCCACGAACACCAGCCCGAGGGTCGCGAACACGAACGGGATCGCGGTGACGAAGCCGGTCTGCAGGTCGGTGAGCCCGCCGATCGAGCGCACGATCTGCGGCAGCCACAGCACCACGCCGTAAACCGCCATGGCGTTGAACATATAGATCAGCGTCAGCAGCCAGACGCGGTAATCGCTGAAGATGGCGCGGAACGAATGGGTGCCGACGGCCTTGACCGCACGGTCCTCGCGATCCAGCTCCGCGATCAGCCAGCTGCGCTCGGTGGCGGTGAGCCAGCGGGTGTCGGTCTGCGGTCGGTCGACGAGATAGAAGAAGGTCACGACACCGAGAATGACGGCCGGCGCGGCCTCGAGGATGAACAGCCATTGCCAGGCCGCGAGGCCGAACCAGGTCGGATTGCTGGACAGGATCCATCCCGACAGCGGCGCGCCGATCACCGTCGACAGCACCGTCGCGGTCATGAAGCCGGCGGTCGCCTTGGCGCGGTCGCGCTGCGGAAACCAGTAGGTCAGATACAGCAGCACGCCCGGCACGAAGCCGGCCTCGGCGAGGCCGAGCAGAAAGCGCACGATGTAGAAGCTGGTCTCGCCCTTCACGAACGCCATGCAGCAGGACACGATGCCCCAGCTCACCATGATGCGGGCGATCCAGCGGCGCGGACCGACCTTGTGCATGATCATGTTGCTGGGAATTTCGAATGCGATGTAGCCGAGGAAGAAGATGCCGGCGCCGAGACCGTAGGCGGTCGCCGACAGGCCGAGATCCTTGTTCATGTGGATGGCCGCGAAGCCGACATTCACACGATCGAGGTAGTTGATGATGAACAGCACGAAGCAGAAGAACACGATGCGCCAGCGCAGCTTGCCAAGCACGCTTTTGCGGATGTCATCCTCGACCGTGACGGGAGGATGGGTAGCGATCATCGACATGGGATTTCCTCATTTCTTGATTGGTATTTGACCTGGCGCCGGCCACGACCGGCGCCAGGTCATCGGCACGCGATCAGTAGGTCGCGCGGCCGCCGGAGACGTCGAACACGCCGCCGGTCGAGAACGAGGCTTCCTCGCTGGCGAGCCAGCAGATCAGCGACGCCACTTCGGCGATGGCACCGAAACGCCCGATCGGAATCTTCGACAGCATGAAGTCGATGTGTTCCTGGGTCATCTGATCGAAGATTGCGGTGCGGACCGCCGCAGGGGTCACGCAGTTGACGCGGATATCGGTCTTGGAGACTTCCTTGCCGAGCGACTTGGTGAAGCCGATCACGCCGGCCTTGGAGGCGCTGTAGGCCGAGGCGTTCGGATTGCCTTCCTTGCCGGCGATCGATGCGACATTGACGATGCGGCCGTAGCCGCTGGTCTCCATGACGCGGATGGCCGCCTGGTTGCAGTAGAAGATGCCGTTGAGATTGACATCGACCACGCGGCGCCAGGCATCGACCGGATAGTCGCGCACGGTAGTGTTGGGACCGGTGATGCCGGCGCTGGCGACGAGCACGTCGAGGCCGCCGAGCGCCTTGACGCTGGCATCCATGGCCCTGGCCACCGCATCGGCGTCGGCAATGTCGACGACCTGGACGTCAACGGCGCCGCTGCTGGTCCGGGCGGGCTGCAGCAGCGCATCGGTGAGATCCCACAGGCTGACCTGCGCGCCCTCGGCCGCGAGCCGCGTGGCGACATCGAGGCCGATGCCCGAGGCACCGCCGGTGACGATGGCCTTGCGGCCCTTGAAACGATCCTTGAACAACATGGTCAGACTTTCAGCTGCGGGAGAAGGCGATGACGCGCTGGCGCTGGGTGCCGAGCTTGGCGATCCCGAGCGTCATCACATCGCCGGGCTTGAGGTAGATCGGACTGGGCTTCTTGCCCATGCCGACGCCGGGCGGCGTGCCGGTGGTGATGATATCGCCGGGCATCAGCGTCATGAACCGGCTGAGATAGCTGACGATCACCGCGCAGTTGAAGATCATGGTGCGGGTGCTGCCGGTCTGCATGCGCGTGCCGTTGACGTCGAGCCACATGTCGAGGGCCTGGGGATCGCCGACTTCGTCCGATGTCACCAGCCACGGTCCGACCGGACCGAAGGTGTCGCATCCCTTGCCCTTGTCCCAGGTGCCGCCGCGCTCGATCTGATACTCGCGTTCGCTGACGTCGTTGACCAGGCAGTAGCCGGCGACGTGATTGAGAGCCTCGGCTTCGCTGACATAGCTGGCGCGCTGGCCGATGACGATGCCGAGTTCGACCTCCCAGTCGCTCTTGACGGACTCCTGCGGCAACATCACGTCGTCGTTCGGCCCGCTCAGCGAACTGATCGCCTTGGTGAACACCACCGGCTCGCCGGGGATCGGCAGATTGGATTCGGCGGCGTGATCGGCATAGTTGAGTCCAATCGCGATGAACTTGCCGACATTGGCGATGGGCACGCCGAGGCGCGGCGCGCCCTCGACCAGCGGCAGCGATTGCGGATCGATCCCGCCGAGACGAGCCAGCGTCGCCGGCGCCAGCGCGGCCGCATTGATATCGGTGAGATGGGCCGACAGATCGCGGAGACGTTGATCGGCGTCGAGCAGGCCTGGTTTTTCCTGGCCCACGGGGCCGTAGCGCAGCAGTTTCACTGGATTGAATCCCGATGTTGGTGGACGGACGGACGAGCGATCACCCGGCGTTCGGCCAGGTCATCGCGCATGGTTGGGCAGACGGGGGATGGTGAGTCACACGGCAATGGCAGCGCCGCTTTCAACTTCCTCCCGCCGATTATTATTATCCCAATATGTGGGACTTTGTTACGATATGTGGTATCAGACTTATCGGCGGTGGCGCTGTCAAGAGGATCTTTGGCAGCGCATCACCGTGGGCACCGATGCCATGGCGTCCTCGAAGAGGCCGTCATGGTAATCACAGGCGGATGGCGCGCTGCTGCCGCTCGATCACAGGGAATGCCGATGTCTGATGTTTTGCGCGAATCTCCGGCAGCATTGACGGCCAATGCCGCGCCGCCGGAGCGCCCGGCGCCCCAGGGCGCGCAGACGCTGATGCGGGCGCTCGATGTGCTGGAAGCGATCGCCGCAGGCACCGTGGATCTCGCCGCGCTGTCGGCGAAGCTCGGCACCACCCGCAGCACCACCCATCGGCTCGCCTCCGCACTGGTCGATCGCCGCTATCTCAATTTCTCGCCGCGCGGCGGCTACAGCCTCGGGCCCAAGCTGCTCGAACTCGGCTTCCGGGCGCAACGCGACATGCCGCTGCGCCAGGTGGCGCATGGCCATCTGGTCGAACTGGCCGCACTCACCCAGGACACCGTGCAACTCGGAATCCTCGACGAGAACGTCGTGCTCTATATCGACAAGGTGCCCGGCCAGCGCCGCTTCGAGATCCGCTCGACCATCGGCGACCGGCACGCGGTGTGGTCGACGGGGCTCGGCAAGGCGCTGGTGCTCGACAGCAACGAGGCGGACTGGAAGGCCTTCTACGACAGGGCCGCCGGCGCGCGGCGCTCCGCGGAGGACTGGCAGCAATCGCTGGCGCGCATGCGCACCTATGCGCAGAGAGGCGCCGCCTTCGACCTGGAAGAGAGCGCGCCGGAGCTGCGCTGCGTGGCCGCCCCGATCCGCGACGCCAGCGGCGCCATCGTCGCCGCGATCAGCGTCTCCAGCATCGCCCAGTACATGCAGCCGGAGCGCATGGACGAGCTCAGCCACGATGTCCGCGCCACCGCCGCATCGGTCAGCCGGGCGCTGGGCTGGCGGTAGCACGTGTCCTCATCAATTGCGGGTTCGTGTGGGAGCGAGCGTGTGATCCGTTACGATTGAAGCGATTTGGTATCGTGTCCCGGACGCGGTGCGGCCTGGCGAAGCGAAGCTTCGCACCGCAGTGCCGCTCCGCAGATCCGGGACCGCACCAAATGCTGTCTGCAGTGCACTACGCCTCCTGCGGAGGCGCAGTGCACTGCGTCCGGACACGATTCCATCGAGACTGTGTCTCGGCTTCGAATGTTCACCCGTGTCGGCGTCCAACACTGCCCCCCGCATAGCTCAGGAATCAGAAATAGTTTGCAGCACTTATGTCGCTCCGGGTAGGGGCAGCCTTGGGCGCCGATCGGGGGTCAAAGGCCATGCCGATTCACAGTCGCGTTCCCTGAACCGGAAGCAGCTCAGAAGGCTGCCTCTTATTCACGCTCCTCCGGTCCAACACACCACGGTTTCAATACGCTGTTCCACGATCGGAGCAGTATGACGGCGGGCACATTCATCTGTCTGCCGGCAGCTACTAATCAGCGAGGAGCTTCGAGAGGCAGCATCGGCTGGTCCGCGCGTGCTATTGGCAAATGAACAGATGCCTCGAAGCCGGAGGACGCGCCTGGACGTGGCGATCTTAAAATGAGTGGGCTTTCGATTCGATCCGCGATGGCGGAGACTATTGCGAGGCCCAATCCGCTGCCGTCTGTGGTTGCGCCCGCTCGCTCGAAACGGGCAGTGAGATGAGCGAGAGCATCCCGCGGCAGGACGGGCCCTTCGTTCGCAACGATCAATTTCCCATCCGGCGCAAGAGACACTTCGACCGGGGAGGCTTCCGAGCCGTGACGCACAGCGTTCTCCACCAGGTTTCGACACAATATCCCGAAGGCGTCAGGATCGAGGTCTGACATCACCGGCTTCTCTGGCAGCGTCAGCGCGATGCGGCCAGGCGCTCCTGTTCGCGCGATGTCCTCGACCACCAGCCGCGCGACGATTCTAAGATCTACAATTTGATTCAGGCGGAGCTGTCCGCCTTCCGCCCGTGCGAGCTGCATGAGACGCTCAGCAAGTCGCGTGAGCCGCTTAAGCGTAGTCTCAATGTCAGCCGCCCTTGCTCTTGCGGCCGAGTCACTGGTTTCCGACTGAAGGCGCTGCGCTTGCGCGATAGCGCCGGCAAGCGGCGTGCGCAATTCATGCGCGGCATTGGTTGCGAAACTGCGCTCGGCCTCGAAGGCTTCACGCAATCGCGCAAGCAGGCTGTTTAGTGTCGCGGCCAGTGGGTCGATCTCCGAAGGCAGCTCGTCTGTGGGGACCAAGGAAAGGTCGCGGGCGCTTCGAGCCTCAAGGACTGCCCGAAAGCGTCGCAACGAGCCGAGGCTCGTCCGGACCGCAAGTGCGATTGCCGCCAGCGCGACGGGCAGCACGATCAGCAGCGGCAGGCCGAGGCCCAGCTGGATCTCCCGCGCGACCGCCGCGCGATGGGCGAGCGGTTCGGCGACGGTGATGCGGATCGTCCCCTGGATCGCCGCATCATTGTAGAGGCGATGAGTTGCGGTCTGCCGGAAGCCGGGGCCGTCCCAGGTCGGGAACACCGCCGGATCAGCCGCGTGGGATTGCAGTAGGATGCGATCCTCGGGATCGCGCACGACATAGGTAAAGAGTTCGTCATGCTCGCGGATCGGCGCGAGTCTTTGGGTCACCCCTCATCATCGCGCGCGATGATGTCGGTTACGGCTAGCGGCAGAATGCGCTCCGCGGTTTCCCGTAAGGAGGAGTCGAACACCTCGTCCATCTCGGCCCGCACGATAACGGCCGTGATCGCCGCGGCGAGCAGCCACAGGATCGACAGCACCAGGCCGATGGATAGCCCCAATCTGGTCTGGAGGCTTCGGGGCAGCCTCATGACTTTCCAAGCCTGTATCCCAGACCGCGCTCGGTCTCGATGACCTGCGGCCCGAGTTTCTTGCGGAGGCGGCTTACATGGACCTCGATGGCGTTGCTCTCCACCTCCGTATCGAAGGCGTAGAGCTTCTCCTCCAGCTGCGCTTTGGACAGAAGCTGACCGGGGCGCGACAGGAAGGCTTCGAACAGGGCCCATTCGCGCGCTGTTAGTTGGACGGGCTTGCCAGCAAGGCGGACGCTGCGCGCCGCAAGGTCGATATCCAAGGATCCATGGCTGAGGATCGGGTTTGGATTGCCGCTGTATCGCCGGGCGACCGATCCTATCCGGGCGGAAAGCTCGGCAAGATCGAATGGCTTCACGAGGTAGTCGTCAGCGCCCGCATTCAGCCCATCGATCCTGTCCGACACTTGGTCGAGCGCGGTCAGGATGATTACGGGCGTCACGTCGCCTCCCGCACGTAGGCTCTTCAGAAAGCTGATTCCGCGGCCGTCCGGCAGCATGAGATCGAGAAGGATCAGATCGTAAGCCGCACCGCGAATGGCGTCGACTGCCATGTCCAACCGCGTTGCCCAGTCCACCGACTGTCCTTCACCGGCAATCTGATCGCGCACTGCCGCGCCCAGAACCGTGTCGTCCTCGATAAGCAGGATACGCATCGCTCGTCTCGTTCCTTTCCCGATCGCCTTCCATGATCCGTCTAACTGACGCAACGCTGACGCCGTCAGAGGCTGCGCGTCAGGCTCCTGTCAGCTTCACCTCGCACGATTTGCCTCAAGATGAGCATCTGGAGTTTGCGCCATGAAGAAGGCATTGACAATTCTCGGCTTTCTCGCGGCTTTTCCGACTGGGACCGCAATAGCCGACAACCGCTGCTTTGTGCCCATGACAGAGTGGCAGCCGCGAGAGGCCGTGCAGCGCTTAGCACAACAAAACGGCTGGAATGTTCGCCGCATCAAAATCGACGATGGCTGTTACGAGATCGACGGCAGTAACGCGGAGGGGCGCCGCATCGAAGTGACAGTGCATCCCGCAACGCTTCAAGTGATCAAGATCGAATACGAGGACGAGGGCGATCGTCCTCGCCGGAAACGCGAAGGGGGCGGCCATGACTGATTCCTCGGCGCGTGGCGCAGCCCAAGTGGACAACGGGATGTCCGGCAAGATGCGGGTCTGGGACCCGTTGGTGTACGTATTTCATTGGGGCCTCGTCGTCGCGTTTGCAGTGGCCTGGCTGACTGCTGAGGAGCTCTTCACCGTTCACGAGATCGAGGCTACGCGGTCGCGTGCCTGGTCGCGTTCCGCCTCATCTGGAGCCTGGTCGGCAGCCGCTACGCGCGCTTCGTCCAGTTCCTGAAAGGCCCGGGAACAACGCTATCCTATCTCGGTGACATGGTGCGCGGAAAGGAACGGCGCTACCTCGGCCACAATCCCGCCGGCGCCGCCATGATCGTGGCGCCCGCATGGGCCGACGACGATGGCGATCGCGGCGAAGCGGAAGGATCGCTGAAGGAGGTCCATGAGACACTGGCGAACCCGATGCTTCTGCTCGTAGCGCTGCATGTCGGCGGCGTGGTGCTGGCGTCCTTCCGGCATCGCGAGAACCTCGCCCATGCAATGGTCACCGGCGACAAGCGCGCACCCGGTCCTGGCGACATCGCCTGATCAACGGAGCCCCAAGGCTGATCGGGACTTATCGCCTTTGGCCCCGCTCTCACCGGCGGGGCCGTTTTCTTCCTGACGGCAAGCTGAAGCGGAATCCCTCCGCCGTCAGTAAGTCCTCAGGTCGGTTCTTCATAGTGGTCACAGTAGACGAAAGGAGACCCTGCCATGAGAAAGACCCTGACACTTCTTGTCGCCACCACGGCTCTGACGGCTGCCATTGGCGTCCCTGCCTGGAGTGCGATGCAGCCCTCGGTTGACGGAAGCCTTAGGCCCATCGCCGCGCTCTTCGAAGATCGCGCGAAGGCGATGCCGCTCGTCCTCGTCAGTGGCGAGGACGGCGATGACGACCACCGCTACCGCAAAAGCTCCCAGCGCGGTCACGACGACGTTGATCATGATGATGATGACGATGACGGCCGCAGCAGCCGCGGCGGGGCGGGTAATCCTGCGCCCGCGGGCATAGTCGCACCTCCGCAGAACGGGCTTTTCGGGAACGGCGCTCCGCCGCAGGTCCAGGTGAACTGAGCCTCTTCGAAGCAACACTCATACAAGGATCAAAACGATGAAGCCGCTGCTCGCAGCACTCTCCCTGACCACGGCGCTGACGGTTCCTAGCCTCGCGATGGCGCGGCCGGTCACGCTGACCACGACACTCAACAACTATGGCGGCGATGGCGCCTATCTCGCGCTCTATGTTAGGGACTCGTCCGGCAAGTATGCCGGCAGCCTCTGGATGGCCGGCAGAAAGTCGAAATACTACCAACACCTGACCGACTGGTACCGTGCAACCAACGGCGATAATGTGCAGGTCAACGGCATCACCGGCGCCAGCATCGGGACTGGCCGGACGCTGAAGATCACACTCGACCTTGCAGATGCGCTCTTTGACGCCGGCTACACCCTGCACATCGACGCAGCTGTCGAGAACATGCGCGAAAGTCCGAACGAAGTGGCGGTGGCCCTGACGACGGCAGGCGCGGGCAAGCCTGTGAAGGGGCGCCGCTACGTCGCCAACTTCTCCTACGGCATGTGAGGAGACGAGGCCATGATCCGTGCGTTCCATCGCTGGCCGGGTCTTCTGGCCCTCGCTCTCACGACCATCCTCAGTCTGAGCGGTGCGGCCCTGTCGATATTCCCTGCGGCTGAGCGAATGACTGCGCCGCAGGCCGAGGCCGACCTGACGGTCGCCATCCTGGCCCAGCGCGTCCAGGCAGTCTATCCGGGCGTTGAGCAGATCCGTCGGTCGCCCTCGGGACGGATCACGGCCTACCGGATCGATCAAGGTGTACCAGGTGCCGCCGTGATCGAACCCGCTACCGGTCAAGGAGTGGCCTCAGCCGATCGAAACCCAGCCGAACGCTGGCTCACAAACCTTCACCGCTCGCTGTTCCTCGGTGACGGGGGCGCATCGCTATGGCCGCCGGCGCGGCGGCGATGCTCATCCTGTCGCTCAGCGGTGTGGCGCTGGTCGCGCGGCGCGCGGGCGGCTGGCGGCGCTGGTTCTCGCCACTGCACGGGCCATTGGCCGGTCGCCTCCATGTTGAGATTGCCCGCATCGCTGTCTTCGGCCTTGTCCTTTCGTCGGCCAGTGCGTTGTGGATGACGGCCTCCACCTTCGATCTGCTACCCGATGGTGGCATCAAACCGGTCCTCCCGGTCGATACGAGCGGGAAAACGGGCGTGGCGCTCCACCGTATAGCAGTTCTCGGCAGTACGCCCGTGGCCGAGCTGCGCGAACTGAGCTTTCCCAATCCTGACGATGTGACAGACGTTTTCAGGCTGAAGACGGACCGCGGAACCGGCTATCTCGATCAGGGCACGGGAACGCTCCTAAGCTGGGCCGATCAGACCGGGTGGGAGCGTGTTTCGGAAACCATCTACATGCTGCATACCGGACAGGGTGCCGCGACACTCGGCCTTGTACTGGGGCTGATGGCGCTTGGCGTGCCCACTATGGGTGCGACGGGCATGCTGATCTGGCTTGCTGGGCGGCGCGGGCGGCCCCGCATCCGTGGCAACCAACCAGCCGGACGGGCCGGGACGATTTTGCTTGTCGGCAGCGAGGGCGGCAGCACCTGGGGCTTCGCCACGACACTCCATTCTGCGCTGAAGCAAGCCGGGCAGAGCGTGCACGTCGCTCCCATGTCAGCCTTCGCGCCGGGCCGCTATGGCCGAGCCGAGCGGATCATTGTGCTGGCCGCGACGTACGGCGACGGCGCGGCGCCTGCTTCGGCTAAGGGTTTCCTCGACCGGCTGAACGCGGCCGATCGCGCGCCTAAAGCCCCCTGGCCGTTCTCGGCTTCGGCGACCCGAGCTTTCCCGCCTACTGCGCCTTCGCCAAGGTTGTCGCTGCCGCGGCCAAGGCCAAGGGCTGGCCAGAACTCCTGCCCCTCGACACGATAGACCGCCAGTCTCCGCAGGACTTCACGCGATGGGGCCGCGCTCTTGGGCAGGCGCTGGGGATGCGTCTTGAGCTGTCGCACCAGCCCGTTCTTCCAGTGACGGAGACGCTGACGCTCGTCTCGCGCCGCGACTACGGCGCTGAGGTGCAAGCACCGACGGCGATCTTGCGCTTCGCCCTGCCGTGCACGAAGCTCTGGCAACGGCTGGTGGGGGCGGGCTTCGCGCGCTTCGACGCGGGCGACCTCATCGGGATCCTGCCCGAGGGCAGCCCCGTGCCGCGCTTCTACTCGCTCGCCTCCGCGCGCCGAGACGGCTTCATCGAGATCGTAGTCAGGAAGCATCCCGGCGGCCTTGCGTCGTCGCAGCTGACCGCGCTCGAACCAGGCGACACGGTGACCGCCTTCCTGCAGCGCAATCCGGTCTTCCAGCCCGGCCGAGGTCGCGCGCCCTTGATCCTGATCGGCGCTGGAACCGGCATCGGGCCGCTCGCGGGCTTCGCGCGCGGCAACGCGCGCCGGCGGCCCCTCCACCTCTTCTTCGGTATGCGTCATCCCGACAGCGACTTCTTCTACGGCGAAGAGTTGCCGGGCTGGCGGGACGACGGCCGTCTGACCCGTCTGGTCACGGCTGCCTCGCGCGGAGCGCGGCCCCACTACGTGCAGGATGCGCTGCGAGGTGATGCCACTCAGGTGGCGAAACTGATCCGCGATGGCGCCCGAGTGATGGTCTGTGGCGGACGCGATATGGCCGCTGGCGCGGCCGACGCGCTGGCCGAGATCCTCGCGCCAATCGGGCTCACGCCTGCTGCTCTGAAAGCGGAGGGACGATATGTCGAAGATGTCTACTGAGCAGGCGCGCTTCGCTCTGAATGGCCCGACCATGGGCACGCGCTGGTCAGCGCTGTTCTTCGCGGGGCAGAACTTCGACCCGGACCCGCTCCGCTCTGCGCTGCAGGCGGCCGTGGACGAGGTAGACACCCAGATGTCCACTTGGAAGCCCGACAGCGACCTGATGCGCCTCAATGCGGCGCCCGTGGGCGCTTGGGTCGCGGTGCCCGAGCGCCTGAGGGACATCCTGCGGCTTGGTCTGGAAATCGGGCGCGCTTCAGGCGGGGCCTTCGATATCGGTATGGGAGATGCCGTGACGGCCTGGGGCTTCGGACCGGACGCCGGAGGGTCCGACCGCGTCCGGGCAGCGATGGCGAAGACCCGCGGGCCCGCGCATGCAGCACTGGAGATCTACGAGACGCACATCCGCAAGTCCGCGCCAATCGCGATCGACCTCAACGGAATCGCCAAGGGATACGGGGTCGACCGGCTGGCCGAAATTCTCCGCAAAAACGGGCTCGTCGACGCCCTCGTTGGGATCGACGGTGAGATGCGTGCGCTCGGGCTGCGGCCAGATGGAGAGGCATGGACCATAGCGCTCGAGGCGCCGGACGCCGAGCGCCGGACGCCCCATTCCATCCTCGCGCTGCAAGACGCTGCCGTTGCGACATCGGGTGACTACCGCCACTGGGTCGAGGTGCAGGGGCGGCGCCTGTCGCATACCATGGACCCGAACCGTGGCGCGCCGCTGCTCGCTTCGCCCGCTTCCGTAACCGTCGTGGCCCGCACCTGCGCCGAGGCTGATGCCTGGGCGACAGCGCTCATGGTGCTCGGCCCCGAAAGGGGAACTGCATTCGCAAGAAAACAAAGGCTCGACGCCCTGTTCCTCCTGCGCGAAGATCACGAAAGCGTCAGGGGCGTGGGAGTCGGGCGACTCTTTCCAGAAGAGCCAGCGGCGTTGACCCCTACCAAGGCCCGTTGACCCGCATGAATCAGGAAAAACCGATCGCTTGAAGACCCAATTCTTTTTCTGGTCGCGACCGGCCTGATCACCGGTCTTGCATTCTGGTTCGCTGGAAAAGCCGACATCGCGAACGTTGTCCGGTTCGTCGGGGTTGTCCCCGCGCTCGTGGTCGAGATCCTGCGCAGCATCGGGCGCGGCGAGGTCGGGCTGGATCCGATCGTAGCACGATAATGCGCGAATTAAGCGTAGTTTGACTGGCGTTTCGGCCAACTACGGACATGCCGCTTCACCGCAGTAACCGACGCTTTGTGCCAATAGTGGATAACTTCGTGCCAAACGCAGACTATCATTCGTGGCTGTTAGCTGTTGACGGAACGACATATACGATACGCATCCCTTGCTCTTCAGTGTGATCTCGTAGTTCGACCGAACATCTTCGATTGGGATTGAAGGTAATTTGCAGGGCTTGGGCTGATTTCCACGCAACATTCCCTTTCATTTCATCGGAGGTCCCGCCCAGCGCAACGCAGTCGGATTGGAAAACCCTGTTGCGAGCCGCCCAAGCAGTGCCGTCAGCCTGTGCCGTTGCAACAACTCCGACGTACTGGTGCAATCCGGGTGCAAAGCCGGGTCCTCCCAGAAAAATGATTACTGCCTTATGTTGACCATCGGGCGCGAGAATACTGCTCACAACTTCGGCGCTACTTGGAGCCGTGTCGCGCGGGACAACAATCCACAATAAGGCATTAAATACGAGGTACAGCGCGCCAACAAGCGCGAGAGTACCGATCAATGCTAGCTTCGTGAAACGCGGGATGGACATGGTTGAAACGCAACTCTTTTTGAAAGTGGGCAAGCTCGCATTTATATGCCTTAAACTTATCAACCTATCCAATTCGAGAAAGGCGCAATTTTATAATTCGAGTCGAAGTCCGCTAAGGGTCAAATCCGGAAGCAGATGGCGC
It encodes the following:
- a CDS encoding fumarylacetoacetate hydrolase family protein codes for the protein MKLLRYGPVGQEKPGLLDADQRLRDLSAHLTDINAAALAPATLARLGGIDPQSLPLVEGAPRLGVPIANVGKFIAIGLNYADHAAESNLPIPGEPVVFTKAISSLSGPNDDVMLPQESVKSDWEVELGIVIGQRASYVSEAEALNHVAGYCLVNDVSEREYQIERGGTWDKGKGCDTFGPVGPWLVTSDEVGDPQALDMWLDVNGTRMQTGSTRTMIFNCAVIVSYLSRFMTLMPGDIITTGTPPGVGMGKKPSPIYLKPGDVMTLGIAKLGTQRQRVIAFSRS
- a CDS encoding response regulator transcription factor encodes the protein MRILLIEDDTVLGAAVRDQIAGEGQSVDWATRLDMAVDAIRGAAYDLILLDLMLPDGRGISFLKSLRAGGDVTPVIILTALDQVSDRIDGLNAGADDYLVKPFDLAELSARIGSVARRYSGNPNPILSHGSLDIDLAARSVRLAGKPVQLTAREWALFEAFLSRPGQLLSKAQLEEKLYAFDTEVESNAIEVHVSRLRKKLGPQVIETERGLGYRLGKS
- a CDS encoding PepSY domain-containing protein: MKKALTILGFLAAFPTGTAIADNRCFVPMTEWQPREAVQRLAQQNGWNVRRIKIDDGCYEIDGSNAEGRRIEVTVHPATLQVIKIEYEDEGDRPRRKREGGGHD
- a CDS encoding cytochrome b/b6 domain-containing protein; the protein is MVRGKERRYLGHNPAGAAMIVAPAWADDDGDRGEAEGSLKEVHETLANPMLLLVALHVGGVVLASFRHRENLAHAMVTGDKRAPGPGDIA
- a CDS encoding FAD:protein FMN transferase, translating into MSKMSTEQARFALNGPTMGTRWSALFFAGQNFDPDPLRSALQAAVDEVDTQMSTWKPDSDLMRLNAAPVGAWVAVPERLRDILRLGLEIGRASGGAFDIGMGDAVTAWGFGPDAGGSDRVRAAMAKTRGPAHAALEIYETHIRKSAPIAIDLNGIAKGYGVDRLAEILRKNGLVDALVGIDGEMRALGLRPDGEAWTIALEAPDAERRTPHSILALQDAAVATSGDYRHWVEVQGRRLSHTMDPNRGAPLLASPASVTVVARTCAEADAWATALMVLGPERGTAFARKQRLDALFLLREDHESVRGVGVGRLFPEEPAALTPTKAR
- a CDS encoding DUF2271 domain-containing protein; this translates as MKPLLAALSLTTALTVPSLAMARPVTLTTTLNNYGGDGAYLALYVRDSSGKYAGSLWMAGRKSKYYQHLTDWYRATNGDNVQVNGITGASIGTGRTLKITLDLADALFDAGYTLHIDAAVENMRESPNEVAVALTTAGAGKPVKGRRYVANFSYGM
- a CDS encoding IclR family transcriptional regulator; the encoded protein is MSDVLRESPAALTANAAPPERPAPQGAQTLMRALDVLEAIAAGTVDLAALSAKLGTTRSTTHRLASALVDRRYLNFSPRGGYSLGPKLLELGFRAQRDMPLRQVAHGHLVELAALTQDTVQLGILDENVVLYIDKVPGQRRFEIRSTIGDRHAVWSTGLGKALVLDSNEADWKAFYDRAAGARRSAEDWQQSLARMRTYAQRGAAFDLEESAPELRCVAAPIRDASGAIVAAISVSSIAQYMQPERMDELSHDVRATAASVSRALGWR
- a CDS encoding SDR family NAD(P)-dependent oxidoreductase, with the protein product MLFKDRFKGRKAIVTGGASGIGLDVATRLAAEGAQVSLWDLTDALLQPARTSSGAVDVQVVDIADADAVARAMDASVKALGGLDVLVASAGITGPNTTVRDYPVDAWRRVVDVNLNGIFYCNQAAIRVMETSGYGRIVNVASIAGKEGNPNASAYSASKAGVIGFTKSLGKEVSKTDIRVNCVTPAAVRTAIFDQMTQEHIDFMLSKIPIGRFGAIAEVASLICWLASEEASFSTGGVFDVSGGRATY
- a CDS encoding MFS transporter is translated as MSMIATHPPVTVEDDIRKSVLGKLRWRIVFFCFVLFIINYLDRVNVGFAAIHMNKDLGLSATAYGLGAGIFFLGYIAFEIPSNMIMHKVGPRRWIARIMVSWGIVSCCMAFVKGETSFYIVRFLLGLAEAGFVPGVLLYLTYWFPQRDRAKATAGFMTATVLSTVIGAPLSGWILSSNPTWFGLAAWQWLFILEAAPAVILGVVTFFYLVDRPQTDTRWLTATERSWLIAELDREDRAVKAVGTHSFRAIFSDYRVWLLTLIYMFNAMAVYGVVLWLPQIVRSIGGLTDLQTGFVTAIPFVFATLGLVFVARNSDATGERKWHTALSALLGGVFLAASAFAPSPLVGLLLLCAAAAGVWAVLGVFWSLPTLFLTGPAAAGGLAAINGFAQIGGFAGPYLVGWIKDTTQSFTPALLTLAAGPIIAAILCLAVKVKKVPAAQR